A genomic segment from Takifugu rubripes chromosome 20, fTakRub1.2, whole genome shotgun sequence encodes:
- the haus8 gene encoding HAUS augmin-like complex subunit 8 isoform X2, translated as MASRRTTLGPNTFKNVTTDAKSAKGSTADNTASTRTTTGKKVVKSGTIVKSRYMQAAEKSSLSKSNSLTNESIAVPPKPSSPKPSGIRSKVSTPPKPKFGTPPKRSLAPHALGASTLPHETELSMIGKSVLQSTFSDGHCFGPDFDISVIKDKIDHEHVAEPERNPENDKKLIEMQTFLLAYLTAKMESNTAKLKAEAEARILQEMEEEHALHNEVQEKKRQYLLMEKERTINEMLDLQVAVLTPVADAAKEFTKEYISFATAVDTTRHELPVKNFYIDGDRREFLDKAETCLKESEKLLLECTEGAHEDSSTSLECLRDIKIMSKNISQELSGTFSELLELSSLVCRHTVHLQQSIEEEQLGLARIQELYCNKR; from the exons ATGGCGTCCAGAAGAACAACACTTGGGccaaacacttttaaaaatgtcaccacCGACGCTAAAAG CGCCAAGGGATCGACTGCTGACAACACAGCGAGTACAAGAACAACAACAGGGAAGAAAGTTGTTAAAT CTGGGACCATTGTCAAGTCAAGATATATGCAGGCTGCAGAGAAGTCATCTCTTTCAAAG AGTAACTCTTTGACCAATGAGTCCATAGCGGTACCACCAAAGCCTTCCTCGCCAAAACCCAGTGGCATCAGATCAAAGGTTAGCACTCCACCCAAACCAAAGTTTGGCACTCCACCTAAACGCTCACTGGCACCACATGCACTAGGGGCAT CAACGCTGCCACACGAGACCGAGCTGTCAATGATAGGGAAAAGTGTCCTGCAGTCCACTTTCTCAGATGGACATTGTTTTGGACCAGATTTTGACATTTCAGTCATTAAAG ATAAAATAGATCATGAACATGTGGCTGAACCTGAAAGAAATCCGGAGAATGATAAGAAGCTTATTGAGATGCAAACATTTTTACTGGCATACCTGACAGCTAAA ATGGAAAGCAATACTGCAAAGCTTAAAGCTGAGGCAGAGGCAAGGATCctgcaggagatggaggaggaacatGCGCTGCATAACGAGGTCCAGGAGAAGAAGCGTCAGTACCTTCTCATGGAGAAGGAAAGAACGATCAACGAGATGTTGGATTTGCAG GTTGCTGTATTAACTCCAGTGGCAGATGCTGCCAAGGAATTTACAAAAGAATACATATCATTTGCCACAGCTGTTGACACCACTAGGCATGAACTGCCTGTCAAGAATTTCTACATtgatggagacaggagagaatTTTTAG ATAAAGCTGAGACTTGCTTGAAGGAGAGTGAAAAGCTGCTGTTGGAGTGCACAGAGGGAGCTCATGAAGACAGCAGCACTTCTCTGGAGTGTCTGAGGGACATAAAAATTATGTCCAAAAACATCAGTCAGGAGCTTTCAGG TACATTTTCAGAGTTGTTGGAGCTGTCATCATTGGTTTGCCGTCATACAGTCCATCTTCAGCAGTCCATCGAGGAAGAACAGCTTGGACTTGCAAGAATACAGGAGCTCTACTGCAACAAACGGTGA
- the sac3d1 gene encoding SAC3 domain-containing protein 1 isoform X2, which yields MDRRRAPRRVSNSQRRDAPVGREQINREQWRCQTKSRLKEVKEDEPRPLETAPKGSCLTMCSVGELRERERQKRLHRFEMMPGTERDRLPRGDPLRAVKEYTRPAAGKDSTNPAELRPAEVLLKTVCYLIDDIAASSRPHPWTEVYSFVFDRLRGVKQDMIIQRISGLNCVAILERMENLTWLLDSYAREKGPYPNQEEFYALGLLYNLGLVRPAQHILELPKGLRSSPTITLALSINKAFLERNPVCVLRLAQRLDFLQSCALHRHLVACRRDLLLIYSHGYNSRNCRFPLDRLAQLLSLDASHAAQLCRAYGLEVTQDSQVVFCKTAFAEPEKGNLLCKQYHSIVADKQKDLAIENIIHGCT from the exons ATGGACCGTAGGAGAGCTCCACGTCGCGT CTCTAACTCCCAGAGGAGGGATGCCCCAGTTGGAAGAGAACAGATTAATCGGGAGCAGTGGCGATGTCAGACCAAATCACGATTGAAAGAAGTGAAAGAGGACGAGCCTCGGCCGCTGGAGACTGCACCCAAGGGCTCCTGCCTGACCATGTGTTCTGTTGGAGAGCTGCGTGAACGCGAGAGGCAGAAACGACTTCACCGTTTTGAGATGATGCCGGGCACAGAAAGGGATAGATTGCCCAGGGGTGACCCCTTGCGCGCAGTCAAAGAATATACGAGGCCGGCAGCTGGTAAAGACTCGACCAACCCAGCAGAGCTTCGTCCAGCTGAGGTGTTGTTGAAGACCGTGTGTTATCTCATCGATGACATCGCTGCCTCCTCTCGTCCGCACCCTTGGACAGAG GTGTACAGCTTTGTATTTGATCGGCTGCGTGGTGTGAAGCAGGACATGATCATCCAGAGGATTTCTGGGTTAAACTGTGTGGCCATTCTAGAGCGAATG GAGAACCTGACCTGGCTATTGGACAGCTACGCCAGGGAAAAGGGACCTTATCCAAACCAAGAGGAGTTCTATGCTCTAGGACTCCTGTACAATTTGG gGTTAGTTCGTCCAGCACAGCACATCCTGGAGCTACCCAAGGGACTCCGGAGCTCCCCTACCATTACTCTGGCTCTGTCCATCAACAAAGCTTTCTTGGAGCGGAATCCTGTCTGTGTACTGCGACTGGCTCAGCGGCTGGACTTCCTCCAGAGCTGCGCCCTACATCGCCACCTTGTTGCCTGTCGTAGGGATCTGCTGCTGATATACAGCCACGGGTACAACAGCCGCAACTGTCGCTTCCCTTTGGACAGACTGGCTCAGCTCTTGTCCTTGGACGCATCGCACGCAGCCCAACTCTGTCGGGCCTATGGGCTCGAGGTAACCCAGGACAGCCAGGTGGTTTTCTGCAAGACTGCGTTTGCAGAGCCTGAAAAGGGAAATCTGCTCTGCAAACAGTATCACAGCATTGTGGCTGACAAACAGAAAGACCTGGCCATCGAGAACATCATTCATGGGTGCACCTGA
- the haus8 gene encoding HAUS augmin-like complex subunit 8 isoform X1 yields the protein MASRRTTLGPNTFKNVTTDAKSAKGSTADNTASTRTTTGKKVVKSAGTIVKSRYMQAAEKSSLSKSNSLTNESIAVPPKPSSPKPSGIRSKVSTPPKPKFGTPPKRSLAPHALGASTLPHETELSMIGKSVLQSTFSDGHCFGPDFDISVIKDKIDHEHVAEPERNPENDKKLIEMQTFLLAYLTAKMESNTAKLKAEAEARILQEMEEEHALHNEVQEKKRQYLLMEKERTINEMLDLQVAVLTPVADAAKEFTKEYISFATAVDTTRHELPVKNFYIDGDRREFLDKAETCLKESEKLLLECTEGAHEDSSTSLECLRDIKIMSKNISQELSGTFSELLELSSLVCRHTVHLQQSIEEEQLGLARIQELYCNKR from the exons ATGGCGTCCAGAAGAACAACACTTGGGccaaacacttttaaaaatgtcaccacCGACGCTAAAAG CGCCAAGGGATCGACTGCTGACAACACAGCGAGTACAAGAACAACAACAGGGAAGAAAGTTGTTAAAT CAGCTGGGACCATTGTCAAGTCAAGATATATGCAGGCTGCAGAGAAGTCATCTCTTTCAAAG AGTAACTCTTTGACCAATGAGTCCATAGCGGTACCACCAAAGCCTTCCTCGCCAAAACCCAGTGGCATCAGATCAAAGGTTAGCACTCCACCCAAACCAAAGTTTGGCACTCCACCTAAACGCTCACTGGCACCACATGCACTAGGGGCAT CAACGCTGCCACACGAGACCGAGCTGTCAATGATAGGGAAAAGTGTCCTGCAGTCCACTTTCTCAGATGGACATTGTTTTGGACCAGATTTTGACATTTCAGTCATTAAAG ATAAAATAGATCATGAACATGTGGCTGAACCTGAAAGAAATCCGGAGAATGATAAGAAGCTTATTGAGATGCAAACATTTTTACTGGCATACCTGACAGCTAAA ATGGAAAGCAATACTGCAAAGCTTAAAGCTGAGGCAGAGGCAAGGATCctgcaggagatggaggaggaacatGCGCTGCATAACGAGGTCCAGGAGAAGAAGCGTCAGTACCTTCTCATGGAGAAGGAAAGAACGATCAACGAGATGTTGGATTTGCAG GTTGCTGTATTAACTCCAGTGGCAGATGCTGCCAAGGAATTTACAAAAGAATACATATCATTTGCCACAGCTGTTGACACCACTAGGCATGAACTGCCTGTCAAGAATTTCTACATtgatggagacaggagagaatTTTTAG ATAAAGCTGAGACTTGCTTGAAGGAGAGTGAAAAGCTGCTGTTGGAGTGCACAGAGGGAGCTCATGAAGACAGCAGCACTTCTCTGGAGTGTCTGAGGGACATAAAAATTATGTCCAAAAACATCAGTCAGGAGCTTTCAGG TACATTTTCAGAGTTGTTGGAGCTGTCATCATTGGTTTGCCGTCATACAGTCCATCTTCAGCAGTCCATCGAGGAAGAACAGCTTGGACTTGCAAGAATACAGGAGCTCTACTGCAACAAACGGTGA
- the sac3d1 gene encoding SAC3 domain-containing protein 1 isoform X1 produces the protein MDRRRAPRRVSNSQRRDAPVGREQINREQWRCQTKSRLKEVKEDEPRPLETAPKGSCLTMCSVGELRERERQKRLHRFEMMPGTERDRLPRGDPLRAVKEYTRPAAGKDSTNPAELRPAEVLLKTVCYLIDDIAASSRPHPWTEVYSFVFDRLRGVKQDMIIQRISGLNCVAILERMVRFLIYSSYRLCGEPPHLYNPCINDTHLQENLTWLLDSYAREKGPYPNQEEFYALGLLYNLGLVRPAQHILELPKGLRSSPTITLALSINKAFLERNPVCVLRLAQRLDFLQSCALHRHLVACRRDLLLIYSHGYNSRNCRFPLDRLAQLLSLDASHAAQLCRAYGLEVTQDSQVVFCKTAFAEPEKGNLLCKQYHSIVADKQKDLAIENIIHGCT, from the exons ATGGACCGTAGGAGAGCTCCACGTCGCGT CTCTAACTCCCAGAGGAGGGATGCCCCAGTTGGAAGAGAACAGATTAATCGGGAGCAGTGGCGATGTCAGACCAAATCACGATTGAAAGAAGTGAAAGAGGACGAGCCTCGGCCGCTGGAGACTGCACCCAAGGGCTCCTGCCTGACCATGTGTTCTGTTGGAGAGCTGCGTGAACGCGAGAGGCAGAAACGACTTCACCGTTTTGAGATGATGCCGGGCACAGAAAGGGATAGATTGCCCAGGGGTGACCCCTTGCGCGCAGTCAAAGAATATACGAGGCCGGCAGCTGGTAAAGACTCGACCAACCCAGCAGAGCTTCGTCCAGCTGAGGTGTTGTTGAAGACCGTGTGTTATCTCATCGATGACATCGCTGCCTCCTCTCGTCCGCACCCTTGGACAGAG GTGTACAGCTTTGTATTTGATCGGCTGCGTGGTGTGAAGCAGGACATGATCATCCAGAGGATTTCTGGGTTAAACTGTGTGGCCATTCTAGAGCGAATGGTGCGTTTCCTCATCTACAGCTCTTACCGGCTTTGTGGCGAACCCCCGCACTTATATAATCCGTGCATTAACGACACGCACCTACAGGAGAACCTGACCTGGCTATTGGACAGCTACGCCAGGGAAAAGGGACCTTATCCAAACCAAGAGGAGTTCTATGCTCTAGGACTCCTGTACAATTTGG gGTTAGTTCGTCCAGCACAGCACATCCTGGAGCTACCCAAGGGACTCCGGAGCTCCCCTACCATTACTCTGGCTCTGTCCATCAACAAAGCTTTCTTGGAGCGGAATCCTGTCTGTGTACTGCGACTGGCTCAGCGGCTGGACTTCCTCCAGAGCTGCGCCCTACATCGCCACCTTGTTGCCTGTCGTAGGGATCTGCTGCTGATATACAGCCACGGGTACAACAGCCGCAACTGTCGCTTCCCTTTGGACAGACTGGCTCAGCTCTTGTCCTTGGACGCATCGCACGCAGCCCAACTCTGTCGGGCCTATGGGCTCGAGGTAACCCAGGACAGCCAGGTGGTTTTCTGCAAGACTGCGTTTGCAGAGCCTGAAAAGGGAAATCTGCTCTGCAAACAGTATCACAGCATTGTGGCTGACAAACAGAAAGACCTGGCCATCGAGAACATCATTCATGGGTGCACCTGA
- the haus8 gene encoding HAUS augmin-like complex subunit 8 isoform X3: MASRRTTLGPNTFKNVTTDAKSAKGSTADNTASTRTTTGKKVVKSAGTIVKSRYMQAAEKSSLSKSNSLTNESIAVPPKPSSPKPSGIRSKVSTPPKPKFGTPPKRSLAPHALGASTLPHETELSMIGKSVLQSTFSDGHCFGPDFDISVIKDHEHVAEPERNPENDKKLIEMQTFLLAYLTAKMESNTAKLKAEAEARILQEMEEEHALHNEVQEKKRQYLLMEKERTINEMLDLQVAVLTPVADAAKEFTKEYISFATAVDTTRHELPVKNFYIDGDRREFLDKAETCLKESEKLLLECTEGAHEDSSTSLECLRDIKIMSKNISQELSGTFSELLELSSLVCRHTVHLQQSIEEEQLGLARIQELYCNKR, encoded by the exons ATGGCGTCCAGAAGAACAACACTTGGGccaaacacttttaaaaatgtcaccacCGACGCTAAAAG CGCCAAGGGATCGACTGCTGACAACACAGCGAGTACAAGAACAACAACAGGGAAGAAAGTTGTTAAAT CAGCTGGGACCATTGTCAAGTCAAGATATATGCAGGCTGCAGAGAAGTCATCTCTTTCAAAG AGTAACTCTTTGACCAATGAGTCCATAGCGGTACCACCAAAGCCTTCCTCGCCAAAACCCAGTGGCATCAGATCAAAGGTTAGCACTCCACCCAAACCAAAGTTTGGCACTCCACCTAAACGCTCACTGGCACCACATGCACTAGGGGCAT CAACGCTGCCACACGAGACCGAGCTGTCAATGATAGGGAAAAGTGTCCTGCAGTCCACTTTCTCAGATGGACATTGTTTTGGACCAGATTTTGACATTTCAGTCATTAAAG ATCATGAACATGTGGCTGAACCTGAAAGAAATCCGGAGAATGATAAGAAGCTTATTGAGATGCAAACATTTTTACTGGCATACCTGACAGCTAAA ATGGAAAGCAATACTGCAAAGCTTAAAGCTGAGGCAGAGGCAAGGATCctgcaggagatggaggaggaacatGCGCTGCATAACGAGGTCCAGGAGAAGAAGCGTCAGTACCTTCTCATGGAGAAGGAAAGAACGATCAACGAGATGTTGGATTTGCAG GTTGCTGTATTAACTCCAGTGGCAGATGCTGCCAAGGAATTTACAAAAGAATACATATCATTTGCCACAGCTGTTGACACCACTAGGCATGAACTGCCTGTCAAGAATTTCTACATtgatggagacaggagagaatTTTTAG ATAAAGCTGAGACTTGCTTGAAGGAGAGTGAAAAGCTGCTGTTGGAGTGCACAGAGGGAGCTCATGAAGACAGCAGCACTTCTCTGGAGTGTCTGAGGGACATAAAAATTATGTCCAAAAACATCAGTCAGGAGCTTTCAGG TACATTTTCAGAGTTGTTGGAGCTGTCATCATTGGTTTGCCGTCATACAGTCCATCTTCAGCAGTCCATCGAGGAAGAACAGCTTGGACTTGCAAGAATACAGGAGCTCTACTGCAACAAACGGTGA